One Pararge aegeria chromosome 4, ilParAegt1.1, whole genome shotgun sequence DNA segment encodes these proteins:
- the LOC120637774 gene encoding uncharacterized protein LOC120637774, which produces MWIFTLLLLATIAIAQSQDVTTTTEFPGDLARGEEKMSEYILQILEHFKQPNPIGIPGAKVPDPYSVPDMKQSVSIGTLYFKNTAVYGISKFRILYVNAEIGAMEVHAGLAIDKLQARGNYTMSTWLNRVQGPFTVDITGIEITAKAGLGVERDGKLRAQEIKIDISFSTIAMNFENAGFFGGMLQGIVNSIGTFLFDSIKPYILKEAYTKAREEINKKLDEVAGDMQFPNSISPLDMVIADARKKVREMEMDPYKIKDYNASASVFTISLTNTWVTGISSFQRVGNITLKMQNNTVIADFEIGTQKLEGTTHWELSAISGLLSRTGRTSFSVEYISGRIILAQPLDTRKKPQFVDLDLDVGNIQVRFDGAGTLDYVVEFVINVLPNLLRYQIIDALENPIIEKVQEELNKLNVEEMIKAELPKVDEMEENGLKLSALRVQSETEEPYDEDEFFNF; this is translated from the exons ATGTGGATCTTCACTTTGTTACTTCTCGCCACGATCGCCATCGCGCAGAGTCAGG ATGTTACAACCACAACAGAGTTTCCGGGTGATCTCGCGAGGGGCGAAGAAAAAATGAGTGAATATATTCTACAAATTTTGGAACATTTCAAGCAACCAAACCCGATTGGTATCCCGGGTGCTAAAGTACCAGATCCATACAGTGTACCGGATATGAAACAATCCGTTTCGATCGGAACGCTCTACTTTAAGAACACAGCTGTGTACGGCATCAGCAAATTCAGGATATTGTATGTTAATGCAGAAATTGGAGCTATGGAG GTCCATGCAGGGCTTGCTATCGATAAGCTTCAAGCTCGAGGAAACTACACGATGTCTACTTGGCTTAACAGAGTACAAGGACCGTTCACAGTTGACATTACTGGCATTGAGATTACAGCAAAAGCAGGATTAGGTGTCGAACGGGATGGAAAATTAAGAgcacaagaaataaaaattgatatttcctttaGCACGATTgcaatgaattttgaaaacgcTGGTTTCTTTGGTGGCATGTTACAGGGAATAGTTAATTCAATCGGAACATTCCTCTTTGATTCGATCaaaccttatatacttaaggaagcTTACACGAAGGCTAGagaagagataaataaaaagctTGATGAAGTTGCTGGTGATATGCAATTTCCGAACTCAATTTCTCCATTGGATATGGTTATAGCAGATGCTAGAAAGAAAGTGAGAGAAATGGAAATGGACCCTTATAAAATTAAGGATTATAATGCTTCTGCAAGTGTTTTTACTATATCATTAACTAATACATGGGTAACTGGAATATCCTCTTTCCAACGAGTAGGAAATATTACtcttaaaatgcaaaataaCACTGTGATTGCTGATTTTGAAATCGGTACTCAAAAACTTGAGGGGACGACTCATTGGGAACTGTCCGCAATAAGTGGCTTGCTCTCGAGAACTGGCAGGACATCATTCTCCGTAGAATACATAAGCGGTAGAATAATATTGGCACAACCCCTCGACACTAGGAAAAAACCACAATTTGTTGATTTGGATCTTGATGTGGGAAACATACAAGTGCGATTTGACGGAGCTGGTACTTTGGATTATGTCGTTGAATTCGTTATAAACGTCTTACCAAATCTTTTAAGATATCAAATAATAGATGCCTTAGAAAATCCCATCATAGAGAAGGTACAGGAAgaacttaataaattaaacgttGAAGAAATGATCAAAGCGGAACTCCCGAAGGTAGATGAAATGGAGGAAAATGGCTTAAAACTATCAGCTCTTCGTGTTCAAAGTGAAACAGAAGAACCGTATGATGAAGACGAATTCTTCAATTTTTAG
- the LOC120623549 gene encoding uncharacterized protein LOC120623549, which yields MTYEDYSFYETTTSAKLAEGEQKLSESILKALDHFKQPNPEGLPGLDIQDPYLIPDMKQSVGFGASLTFTETNLYGISKFRVLYIKTEIEDMECRAALVMDKLQIRGKYIHRAWFTSTMGEITSNVTDIKATAITTLGVERDGKLRAQNISLDITFQNIVVNIENAGLLATLLSGLVNSMGSFLFESIKPVLLRDAQSNMRQEINKKLDEVVGDIEFPNTISPVDMVIIDARKKLRDMKMDPFKVNDYNTSTNIVDVRLYNTWITGLSSLYRVGNTSLYLENNTVVADFSIRTQEIKGSTFWELKGLGGFVSQAGSSSFSISYIQGRFILAQPLDTRQRMEFRDLELELGNIQVGSDGAGTMDYIIEFSLNILPTLLRYQIIDAVINPFKWKIQQELDGINIEDVLINELPKIDKIQAEGFQLAELRKINITDEIFNADDFFNF from the exons ATGACCT ATGAGGATTACTCTTTTTATGAAACAACGACATCTGCTAAGCTTGCTGAAGGAGAACAAAAACTGAGTGAATCGATCCTTAAAGCCCTGGATCATTTTAAACAACCCAACCCTGAAGGGTTACCAGGATTAGACATCCAAGATCCATATTTAATACCTGATATGAAACAATCTGTTGGATTTGGAGCCAGCCTGACTTTTACGGAAACAAACCTTTATGGCATAAGCAAATTCCGCGTCCTGTACATTAAAACTGAAATCGAAGATATGGag tgtcgtGCAGCACTTGTTATGGACAAATTACAGATTCGTGGAAAATATATACATAGAGCGTGGTTCACCTCTACGATGGGAGAGATAACATCTAATGTCACTGATATAAAGGCCACAGCAATCACAACTTTAGGAGTAGAACGCGATGGAAAATTAAGAGCACAAAATATATCACTGGATATCACGTTCCAAAATATTGTTGTAAACATTGAGAATGCAGGTTTATTGGCAACATTGCTTTCGGGACTAGTGAATTCTATGGGATCTTTTCTATTTGAATCCATAAAACCTGTTCTACTTCGAGACGCACAATCTAATATGAGACAAGAGATCAATAAAAAACTAGATGAAGTCGTTGGAGACATAGAGTTTCCGAATACAATATCTCCTGTAGACATGGTTATTATAGATGCTAGAAAAAAACTAAGAGATATGAAGATGGATCCGTTTAAGGTTAATGACTATAATACTTCTACCAATATTGTTGACGTGAGACTTTACAATACATGGATAACGGGTTTGTCGTCTTTATATCGAGTTGGAAATACAAGCCTTTATTTAGAGAATAACACTGTAGTTGCAGATTTTAGCATTAGAACACAAGAAATAAAGGGATCCACTTTTTGGGAACTTAAAGGGCTTGGTGGTTTTGTATCTCAGGCGGGTAGTTCTTCTTTTTCAATAAGCTATATACAAGGACGATTTATACTGGCTCAACCGTTGGATACAAGGCAGAGAATGGAATTTAGGGATTTAGAACTGGAACTTGGGAACATACAAGTTGGTAGCGATGGTGCAGGAACTATGGATTACATAATTgagttttcattaaatatattaccaACCCTTTTGAGGTATCAAATAATAGATGCTGTTATTAATCCTTTCAAATGGAAAATACAACAAGAATTAGATGGCATTAACATAGAAGATGTGCTAATAAATGAACTGcctaaaatagataaaatacaaGCTGAAGGTTTTCAGTTAGCCGAATTAAGAAAGATTAATATAACAGACGAAATATTTAATGCagatgatttttttaacttttga